In Saccharicrinis fermentans DSM 9555 = JCM 21142, a genomic segment contains:
- a CDS encoding TRAP transporter small permease — MKFKKSLDKILEKTLILIMSILVIDVLWQVLSRYILSSPSSFTDELAGFLLIWVGILGAAYVAGQRQHLAIDLLIQKSSETNRAKLYLFINICIALFAVAVMMIGGAWLAITRFQFDVTSAALRIPLGYVYLVMPLSGLLILYYSIYLIIHPKENLQ, encoded by the coding sequence ATGAAATTTAAAAAATCGCTGGATAAGATACTGGAGAAAACCTTAATATTGATCATGAGCATCCTTGTAATTGATGTGTTATGGCAAGTATTAAGCCGATATATTCTTTCTTCTCCCAGTTCATTTACCGATGAATTGGCCGGATTTTTATTAATATGGGTGGGCATTTTGGGAGCCGCTTATGTGGCCGGACAAAGACAACACTTGGCCATTGATTTATTAATACAAAAATCATCAGAAACCAACAGAGCAAAGCTGTATCTATTCATCAATATATGTATTGCACTATTTGCCGTTGCTGTAATGATGATTGGCGGTGCCTGGCTGGCCATTACCCGCTTCCAGTTTGATGTAACTTCTGCGGCATTGCGTATTCCTTTGGGATACGTTTACCTGGTAATGCCATTAAGTGGCTTGCTCATCCTATACTATTCAATTTATCTTATTATTCATCCAAAAGAAAATCTACAATAA